The Gouania willdenowi chromosome 20, fGouWil2.1, whole genome shotgun sequence genome window below encodes:
- the LOC114454522 gene encoding transcription factor 7-like 1, with amino-acid sequence MVQPLPPVQTAFPGKVPVSQKKEKVTEEPYVKKPLNAFMRFLKQNRASAEAELGVRTSAVVNKHLGERWKSLSPEDKEKYVREAKRGAILHSLENPQWSNKNNYRKKRKCRLIKVVCAEKVK; translated from the exons ATGGTTCAACCACTGCCCCCAGTGCAAACAGCGTTCCCAGGGAAGGTCCCAGTCTCACA AAAGAAGGAGAAGGTGACGGAGGAGCCATATGTTAAAAAGCCCCTCAACGCCTTCATGCGCTTCCTGAAACAGAACAGGGCGTCTGCGGAGGCGGAGCTGGGCGTAAGGACGAGCGCTGTGGTGAACAAACACCTCGGTGAACGG TGGAAATCATTGTCACCAGAGGACAAAGAAAAATATGTTCGTGAGGCCAAACGGGGTGCTATCCTCCACTCCCTTGAGAACCCCCAATGGAGTAACAAAAACAACTAT aggaagaagaggaaatgCAGATTGATCAAAGTTGTTTGTGCTGAGAAAGTTAAATAA
- the LOC114454349 gene encoding transcription factor 7-like has translation MKWKKEDWKHFHSEGSDKLNNPRRQSSPDLLQPVSNDILNDIFDVDFFDEQAFFRDLQEFEEDQTVNDGQYGAQQNHLLAFLHDHTYTAQEPQGQPAFTPIMDPLPEAEHWHSQNLGPVNVPLDPNVVYMQDAQYVEFSTFTTNAVPAMTDYGIPVYSPGIYTAPTFGGQNGNDFGLMVQPVPPVQTAFPGKVPVSQKKEKVTEEPYVKKPLNAFMRFLKQNRASAEAELGVRTSAVVNKHLGERWKSLSPEDKEKYVREAKRGAILHSLENPQWSNKNNYRKKRKCRLIKVVCAEKVK, from the exons ATGAAGTGGAAAAAAGAGGACTGGAAGCATTTCCATTCTGAAGGTTCAGATAAGTTAAACAACCCCAGAAGACAATCTTCTCCTGATCTTCTACAGCCAGTTTCTAATGAC ATCCTAAATGATATTTTTGATGTAGATTTTTTTGATGAGCAGGCGTTTTTCCGAGATCTGCAGGAGTTTGAGGAG GACCAAACAGTCAATGATGGCCAGTACGGGGCCCAACAGAATCATCTACTCGCATTTCTTCATGATCACACGTACACTGCCCAAGAACCTCAGGGTCAACCAGCCTTCACCCCAATTATGGACCCCTTGCCTGAAGCTGAGCACTGGCACTCACAAAATCTAGGGCCCGTAAACGTCCCTCTAGATCCTAATGTCGTCTACATGCAGGATGCACAATATGTtgagttctcaacctttactACTAATGCTGTGCCTGCTATGACA GATTATGGAATTCCAGTTTACAGTCCAGGGATATATACAGCTCCCACTTTTGGAGGACA GAATGGGAATGACTTTGGTTTGATGGTTCAACCAGTGCCCCCAGTGCAAACAGCGTTCCCAGGGAAGGTCCCAGTCTCACA AAAGAAGGAGAAGGTGACGGAGGAGCCATATGTTAAAAAGCCCCTCAACGCCTTCATGCGCTTCCTGAAACAGAACAGGGCGTCTGCGGAGGCGGAGCTGGGCGTGAGGACGAGCGCTGTGGTGAACAAACACCTCGGTGAACGG TGGAAATCATTGTCACCAGAGGACAAAGAAAAATATGTTCGTGAGGCCAAACGGGGTGCTATCCTCCACTCCCTTGAGAACCCCCAATGGAGTAACAAAAACAACTAT aggaagaagaggaaatgCAGATTGATCAAAGTTGTTTGTGCTGAGAAAGTTAAATAA